One window of Camelus dromedarius isolate mCamDro1 chromosome 18, mCamDro1.pat, whole genome shotgun sequence genomic DNA carries:
- the NTSR1 gene encoding neurotensin receptor type 1, with protein MSFIFPMVVISILNTIIANKLTVMVRQAAEQGRVCTAGDQHSDFSMSIEPGRAQALRHGVQVLRAVVIAFVVCWLPYHVRRLMFCYISDEQWTPFLYDFYHYFYMLTNALFYVSSTINPILYNLVSASFRQTFLSTLACLCPLWGRRRKRPTFSRKANSVSSNHTFSSNVTREALY; from the exons ATGTCCTTCATCTTCCCCATGGTGGTCATCTCCATCTTGAACACCATCATCGCCAACAAGCTGACTGTGATGGTCCGCCAGGCGGCCGAGCAGGGCCGGGTGTGCACGGCTGGGGACCAGCACAGCGACTTCAGCATGTCCATCGAGCCCGGCAGGGCCCAGGCCCTGCGGCACGGCGTCCAGGTCTTAC GTGCCGTGGTCATCGCCTTCGTGGTCTGCTGGCTGCCCTACCACGTGCGGCGCCTTATGTTCTGCTACATCTCGGACGAGCAGTGGACCCC GTTCCTCTACGACTTCTACCACTACTTCTACATGCTGACCAACGCCCTCTTCTACGTCAGCTCCACCATCAACCCCATCCTCTACAACCTCGTCTCCGCCAGCTTCCGCCAGACCTTCCTGTCCACCCTGGCCTGCCTCTGTCCCCTGTGGGGGCGCAGGAGGAAGAGGCCGACCTTCTCGAGGAAGGCTAACAGCGTGTCCAGCaaccacaccttctccagcaacGTCACCCGGGAAGCGCTGTACTAG